A single region of the Pan troglodytes isolate AG18354 chromosome 18, NHGRI_mPanTro3-v2.0_pri, whole genome shotgun sequence genome encodes:
- the TMEM186 gene encoding transmembrane protein 186, whose protein sequence is MAALLRAVRRFRGKAVWERPLHGLWCCSGQEDPKRWVGSSSPISKEKLPNAETEKFWMFYRFDAIRTFGFLSRLKLAQTALTVVALPPGYYLYSQGLLTLNTVCLMSGISGFALTMLCWMSYFLRRLVGILYLNESGTTLRVAHLNFWGWRQDTYCPMADVIPLTETKDRPQEMFVRIQRYSGKQTFYVTLRYGRILDRERFTQVFGVHQMLK, encoded by the exons ATG GCTGCCCTTCTCCGAGCTGTGCGTAGGTTTCGGGGAAAAGCTGTGTGGGAAAGGCCTCTCCATGGGCTGTGGTGCTGCAGTGGGCAGGAGGATCCTAAGAGGTGGGTGGGCAGCAGTTCACCCATCTCGAAGGAGAAACTACCAAACGCAGAGACTGAGAAATTCTGGATGTTTTACCGTTTTGATGCCATCAGAACGTTCGGGTTCCTGTCACGACTGAAGTTGGCACAGACTGCCCTGACAGTGGTAGCTCTGCCACCAGGCTATTACTTGTACTCCCAGGGCCTCCTCACTCTCAACACCGTGTGCCTCATGAGTGGGATATCGGGCTTTGCCCTGACCATGCTGTGCTGGATGAGCTATTTCTTACGGAGACTGGTTGGTATCCTGTATCTGAATGAGTCTGGCACCACGCTGCGGGTGGCCCATCTGAACTTCTGGGGCTGGCGGCAGGACACATACTGTCCCATGGCAGATGTGATTCCCCTGACAGAAACCAAGGACCGGCCTCAGGAGATGTTCGTGCGTATCCAGCGGTACAGTGGGAAACAGACCTTCTACGTCACCCTGCGCTATGGACGCATCCTGGACAGAGAGCGTTTCACACAGGTGTTTGGGGTACATCAGATGCTCAAGTGA